A section of the Schistosoma haematobium chromosome ZW, whole genome shotgun sequence genome encodes:
- the HSF2_1 gene encoding Heat shock factor protein 2, variant 2 (EggNog:ENOG410VBT9~COG:K) → MYGFTSGPPVQSIPAFLTKLKLLVDDEETNDLIYWDPHGTSFHIRDGNRLAKELLPLYFKHNNLSSFIRQLNMYGFRKINRVDPSLPLKSDTEDMEFSHPYFIRNKDILLSKIQRRTSNMFSPILGSRNQSFGVKVPYVQTNSGLNGSISVSPQRPITATDFLRLAETVRHLRCNQEALSQQISVLKSENQLLYRELSDLREHHDKQSQLIQTLFTFLSAFAKEGRSASVCIGQTKRKALPSITPSGSRFQNKELKLDLRKDFVISICTVIYTVLSFTNNQNWDRCLKDAYKFFSDLQSG, encoded by the exons ATGTATGGTTTCACATCTGGGCCTCCTGTACAGTCTATTCCTGCGTTTCTGACTAAACTAAAGTTACTGGTGGATGATGAGGAAACAAACGATCTCATATATTGGGATCCG CACGGGACAAGCTTTCACATACGTGATGGAAACCGCTTAGCCAAAGAATTACTACCCCTTTATTTCAAACACAACAATTTATCTAGTTTCATAAGGCAGTTAAATATGT ATggttttagaaaaataaatcgTGTGGATCCGTCTCTTCCTTTAAAATCTGACACTGAAGACATGGAATTCAGTCATCCTTACTTCATCCGCAATAAAGATATTTTGCTATCCAAAATTCAGAGGCGGACCTCAAACATGTTCTCGCCAATACTGGGGTCAAGAAATCAAAGTTTTGGTGTGAAAGTACCTTATGTTCAAACTAATTCGGGTTTAAATGGTTCCATAAGTGTATCACCCCAAAGACCAATAACTGCCACAGACTTCTTAAGATTGGCAGAGACTGTACGGCACTTGCGTTGTAATCAAGAGGCTTTAAGTCAACAAATTAGTGTGTTAAAGTCGGAAAATCAGCTTTTGTATCGTGAACTTTCTGATTTACGAGAACATCACGACAAGCAATCCCAACTTATTCAGACA CTCTTCACATTCCTGTCAGCATTTGCAAAGGAAGGGAGGTCAGCAAGCGTGTGCATCGGACAGACAAAACGTAAAGCTCTTCCTTCTATTACTCCATCCGGTTCAAgatttcaaaacaaagaactaAAGCTGGATCTTCGAAAAG ATTTCGTGATATCTATATGCACTGTGATATACACCGTGTTATCTTTCACTAACAACCAAAATTGGGACAGGTGTTTG AAAGACGCTTACAAATTCTTCAGTGACTTACAAAGTGGTTGA
- the HSF2_1 gene encoding Heat shock factor protein 2, variant 3 (EggNog:ENOG410VBT9~COG:K) has translation MYGFTSGPPVQSIPAFLTKLKLLVDDEETNDLIYWDPVRLGLINNFVQHGTSFHIRDGNRLAKELLPLYFKHNNLSSFIRQLNMYGFRKINRVDPSLPLKSDTEDMEFSHPYFIRNKDILLSKIQRRTSNMFSPILGSRNQSFGVKVPYVQTNSGLNGSISVSPQRPITATDFLRLAETVRHLRCNQEALSQQISVLKSENQLLYRELSDLREHHDKQSQLIQTLFTFLSAFAKEGRSASVCIGQTKRKALPSITPSGSRFQNKELKLDLRKDFVISICTVIYTVLSFTNNQNWDRCLVRI, from the exons ATGTATGGTTTCACATCTGGGCCTCCTGTACAGTCTATTCCTGCGTTTCTGACTAAACTAAAGTTACTGGTGGATGATGAGGAAACAAACGATCTCATATATTGGGATCCGGTAAGATTAGGTTTAATTAATAACTTCGTTCAGCACGGGACAAGCTTTCACATACGTGATGGAAACCGCTTAGCCAAAGAATTACTACCCCTTTATTTCAAACACAACAATTTATCTAGTTTCATAAGGCAGTTAAATATGT ATggttttagaaaaataaatcgTGTGGATCCGTCTCTTCCTTTAAAATCTGACACTGAAGACATGGAATTCAGTCATCCTTACTTCATCCGCAATAAAGATATTTTGCTATCCAAAATTCAGAGGCGGACCTCAAACATGTTCTCGCCAATACTGGGGTCAAGAAATCAAAGTTTTGGTGTGAAAGTACCTTATGTTCAAACTAATTCGGGTTTAAATGGTTCCATAAGTGTATCACCCCAAAGACCAATAACTGCCACAGACTTCTTAAGATTGGCAGAGACTGTACGGCACTTGCGTTGTAATCAAGAGGCTTTAAGTCAACAAATTAGTGTGTTAAAGTCGGAAAATCAGCTTTTGTATCGTGAACTTTCTGATTTACGAGAACATCACGACAAGCAATCCCAACTTATTCAGACA CTCTTCACATTCCTGTCAGCATTTGCAAAGGAAGGGAGGTCAGCAAGCGTGTGCATCGGACAGACAAAACGTAAAGCTCTTCCTTCTATTACTCCATCCGGTTCAAgatttcaaaacaaagaactaAAGCTGGATCTTCGAAAAG ATTTCGTGATATCTATATGCACTGTGATATACACCGTGTTATCTTTCACTAACAACCAAAATTGGGACAGGTGTTTGGTACGTATATGA